One Felis catus isolate Fca126 chromosome D1, F.catus_Fca126_mat1.0, whole genome shotgun sequence DNA segment encodes these proteins:
- the ART5 gene encoding ecto-ADP-ribosyltransferase 5 isoform X2 produces the protein MVPSTSGPRFPESPPKTMLVALLMALHALWQARAVPILPLGLAPDTFDDAYVGCAEEMEEKAAPLLKEEMAGHALLRESWEAAREAWEHRRRGLTLPPGFKAQHGIAVMVYTNSSNTLYWELNQAVRTGGGSREFYMKYFPFKALHFYLTRALQLLQGSGGCSRGPGKVVFRGVGTLHFEPKRLGDSVRLGQFASSSLDEAVARRFGNATFFSLRTCFGAPIQALSVFPEEREVLIPPHEVFLVTRFSQEGAQSLVTLWSYNQTCSHFNCAYLGGEKRRGCVSVQRGQPDSTSQGDFSLLSWKTLFLAPRGFQISGVGP, from the exons ATGGTGCCCTCGACATCTGGACCTCGCTTTCCTGAGTCTCCCCCCAAAACGATGCTGGTGGCTCTGCTGATGGCTCTCCATGCCCTCTGGCAG GCCCGGGCTGTTCCCATCCTGCCCCTGGGCCTGGCTCCAGACACCTTTGATGATGCTTATGTGGGCTGCGCAGAGGAGATGGAAGAAAAGGCAGCCCCTCTGCTGAAGGAGGAGATGGCTGGCCACGCCCTGCTGCGGGAGTCCTGGGAGGCAGCACGGGAGGCCTGGGAGCACAGGCGTCGAGGGCTCACCCTGCCCCCTGGCTTCAAAGCCCAGCACGGAATCGCCGTCATGGTCTATACCAACTCATCTAACACTTTATACTGGGAGCTGAACCAGGCTGTGCGAACAGGCGGTGGCTCCCGGGAATTCTACATGAAGTACTTCCCCTTCAAGGCCCTGCATTTCTACTTGACCCGGGCCCTGCAGCTGCTGCAGGGCAGTGGGGGCTGCAGCAGGGGACCTGGGAAGGTGGTGTTCCGAGGCGTGGGCACCCTTCACTTTGAACCCAAGAGGCTGGGGGACTCTGTCCGCTTGGGCCAGTTTGCTTCCAGCTCCCTGGATGAGGCAGTGGCCCGCAGATTTGGTAATGCCACCTTCTTCTCTCTAAGGACTTGCTTTGGGGCCCCTATCCAGGCCTTATCTGTCTTTCCTGAGGAGCGCGAGGTGCTGATCCCCCCACATGAAGTCTTCTTGGTCACCAGGTTCTCCCAGgaaggagcccagagcctggtgacTCTCTGGAGCTATAATCAGACCTGCAGCCACTTTAACTGTGCCTATCTGGGTG GGGAGAAGAGGCGGGGCTGTGTATCTGTACAAA GAGGACAGCCAGACTCCACCTCCCAGGGGGACTTCTCTCTACTCTCCTGGAAGACCCTGTTCTTGGCACCTAGGGGCTTCCAGATCTCAGGAGTTGGGCCCTGA
- the ART5 gene encoding ecto-ADP-ribosyltransferase 5 isoform X3 has translation MVPSTSGPRFPESPPKTMLVALLMALHALWQARAVPILPLGLAPDTFDDAYVGCAEEMEEKAAPLLKEEMAGHALLRESWEAAREAWEHRRRGLTLPPGFKAQHGIAVMVYTNSSNTLYWELNQAVRTGGGSREFYMKYFPFKALHFYLTRALQLLQGSGGCSRGPGKVVFRGVGTLHFEPKRLGDSVRLGQFASSSLDEAVARRFGEKRRGCVSVQRGQPDSTSQGDFSLLSWKTLFLAPRGFQISGVGP, from the exons ATGGTGCCCTCGACATCTGGACCTCGCTTTCCTGAGTCTCCCCCCAAAACGATGCTGGTGGCTCTGCTGATGGCTCTCCATGCCCTCTGGCAG GCCCGGGCTGTTCCCATCCTGCCCCTGGGCCTGGCTCCAGACACCTTTGATGATGCTTATGTGGGCTGCGCAGAGGAGATGGAAGAAAAGGCAGCCCCTCTGCTGAAGGAGGAGATGGCTGGCCACGCCCTGCTGCGGGAGTCCTGGGAGGCAGCACGGGAGGCCTGGGAGCACAGGCGTCGAGGGCTCACCCTGCCCCCTGGCTTCAAAGCCCAGCACGGAATCGCCGTCATGGTCTATACCAACTCATCTAACACTTTATACTGGGAGCTGAACCAGGCTGTGCGAACAGGCGGTGGCTCCCGGGAATTCTACATGAAGTACTTCCCCTTCAAGGCCCTGCATTTCTACTTGACCCGGGCCCTGCAGCTGCTGCAGGGCAGTGGGGGCTGCAGCAGGGGACCTGGGAAGGTGGTGTTCCGAGGCGTGGGCACCCTTCACTTTGAACCCAAGAGGCTGGGGGACTCTGTCCGCTTGGGCCAGTTTGCTTCCAGCTCCCTGGATGAGGCAGTGGCCCGCAGATTTG GGGAGAAGAGGCGGGGCTGTGTATCTGTACAAA GAGGACAGCCAGACTCCACCTCCCAGGGGGACTTCTCTCTACTCTCCTGGAAGACCCTGTTCTTGGCACCTAGGGGCTTCCAGATCTCAGGAGTTGGGCCCTGA
- the TRPC2 gene encoding short transient receptor potential channel 2-like isoform X1 has product MSGPVLRRLWDSQRDEQLEDEVNKMGAGSWADPVGRPQSKGGWRLGIPPSPSFIQPQPNWTEIVNKKLKFPPPLLTAIQEGRLGLVQHLLESGVEASGSGPGGPLRNVEEAEDRSWREALNLAIRLGHEAITDVLLANVKFDFRQIHEALLVAVDTNQPAAVRRLLARLEREKGRKVDTRSFSLAFFDSSIDGSRFAPGVTPLTLACQKDLYEIAQLLMDQGHTIARPHPVSCACLECSNARRYDLLKFSLSRINTYRGIASRAHLSLASEDAMLAAFQLSRELRRLARKEPEFKPEYIALESLSQDYGFELLGMCRNQSEVTAVLNDLGQDNETEPEAEGLGQAFEEGIPNLARLRLAINYNQKRFVAHPICQQVLSSIWCGNLAGWRGSTTIWKLFVAFLIFLTMPFLCLGYWLAPKSRLGHLLKIPVLKFLLHSASYLWFLIFLLGESLAMETQLSTFRGRSQSVWETSLHMVWVTGFLWFECKEVWIEGLRSYLLDWWNFLDVVILSLYLAAFALRLLLAGLAHVHCRDAPNGAACHYFTTAERSEWRTEDPQFLAEVLFAVTSMLSFTRLAYILPAHESLGTLQISIGRMIDDMIRFMFILMIILTAFLCGLNNIYVPYQETERLGNFNETFQFLFWTMFGMEEHSVVDMPQFLVPEFVGRALYGIFTIVMVIVLLNMLIAMITNSFQKIEDDADVEWKFARSKLYLSYFREGLTLPVPFNILPSPKALFYLLRRIFRFICCCCSCCKTKKPDYPPIPTFANPGAGAGPGEGERGSYRLRVIKALVQRYIETARREFEETRRKDLGNRLTELTKTVSRLQSEVAGVRRTLEEGGTPRPPGGASVLSRYITRVRNSFQNLGPPIPETPELTVPGLVGTQVSSETGLQDAGGARTPASGESGPSSPAHVLVHREQESEAAGDLPQEEDLGI; this is encoded by the exons ATGTCTGGACCTGTCCTTCGGAGGCTCTGGGACTCTCAGAGGGATGAGCAGCTGGAAGATGAAGTCAACAAGATGGGAGCTGGGTCCTGGGCAGATCCTGTG GGGAGGCCTCAGAGCAAAGGGGGTTGGAGACTGGGGATCCCACCCTCTCCATCCTTTATCCAGCCACAGCCCAACTGGACGGAGATTGTCAACAAAAAGCTAAAGTTCCCACCTCCGCTCCTGACTGCCATCCAGGAGGGCCGCCTGGGCCTAGTGCAGCACCTGCTGGAGTCCGGGGTGGAGGCTTCAGGCAGCGGGCCAGGCGGGCCCCTGAGGAACGTGGAGGAGGCCGAGGACCGCTCCTGGAGGGAAGCTCTCAATCTGGCCATCCGGCTGGGCCACGAGGCCATCACTGATGTGCTGTTGGCCAATGTCAAGTTTGACTTCCGGCAGATCCATGAGGCACTGCTAGTGGCAGTGGACACAAACCAGCCAGCAGCGGTGCGTCGCCTGCTGGCCCGGCTGGAACGGGAGAAGGGCCGCAAAGTGGACACTAGGTCTTTCTCACTGGCTTTCTTTGACTCCTCAATTGATGGCTCACGCTTTGCCCCTGGTGTCACTCCACTCACCCTGGCCTGCCAGAAGGATCTGTATGAGATCGCACAGTTGCTCATGGACCAGGGCCACACCATTGCCCGGCCCCACCCGGTCTCCTGTGCCTGCCTCGAGTGCAGCAATGCCCGCCGCTACGACCTGCTGAAGTTCTCCCTGTCCCGCATCAACACCTACCGCGGCATTGCCAGCAGGGCCCACCTCTCGCTGGCCAGTGAGGATGCCATGCTGGCTGCCTTCCAGCTCAGCCGGGAGCTCAGGCGCCTTGCACGCAAGGAACCTGAGTTTAAG CCTGAGTACATTGCCCTGGAGTCGCTGAGCCAGGACTATGGCTTTGAATTGCTGGGCATGTGCCGGAACCAGAGTGAGGTCACCGCAGTACTCAATGACCTGGGCCAAGACAACGAGACTGAACCCGAGGCTGAGGGCCTGGGCCAGGCCTTTGAGGAAGGCATCCCCAACCTGGCGAGGCTGAGACTGGCCATCAACTACAACCAGAAGCGG TTTGTAGCACACCCCATCTGCCAGCAAGTCCTGTCTTCCATCTGGTGTGGGAACCTGGCTGGCTGGCGTGGAAGCACCACCATCTGGAAGCTCTTTGTCGCCTTCCTCATCTTCCTCACcatgcccttcctctgcctcggCTACTGGCTGGCACCCAAGTCCCGG CTGGGCCATCTGCTGAAGATCCCAGTGCTGAAGTTCTTGCTGCACTCTGCCTCCTATCTGTGGTTCCTCATCTTCCTGCTGGGTGAGTCCCTGGCCATGGAGACACAGCTGAGCACCTTCCGCGGCCGCAGCCAGAGCGTCTGGGAGACTTCCCTACACATGGTTTGGGTCACAG GCTTTCTGTGGTTTGAGTGCAAGGAAGTGTGGATTGAGGGCCTGCGCAGTTACCTCCTGGACTGGTGGAACTTCTTGGATGTGGTCATCCTGTCCCTGTACCTGGCGGCCTTTGCGCTGCGCCTCCTTCTGGCCGGGCTTGCCCATGTGCACTGCCGGGATGCCCCCAACGGAGCTGCCTGCCACTATTTCACCACAGCTG AGCGAAGTGAGTGGCGCACTGAGGATCCCCAGTTCCTGGCGGAGGTGTTGTTTGCCGTCACCAGCATGCTCAGTTTCACCCGCCTGGCCTACATCCTGCCGGCCCATGAGTCCCTGGGCACTCTGCAGATTTCTATTGGCAGGATGATTGACGACATGATCCG GTTTATGTTCATCCTCATGATCATCCTGACTGCCTTCCTCTGTGGCCTCAACAACATCTACGTGCCCTACCAGGAGACAGAGCGTCTGGGCAA TTTCAACGAGACATTCCAGTTTCTGTTCTGGACTATGTTTGGCATGGAGGAGCACAGCGTTGTAGACATGCCTCAGTTTCTGGTGCCTGAATTCGTGGGCCGGGCCCTCTACGGCATCTTTACCATCGTCATGGTCATTGTGCTGCTCAACATGCTCATTGCCATGATTACCAACTCCTTCCAGAAGATTGAG GACGACGCCGATGTGGAGTGGAAGTTTGCTCGCTCCAAGCTCTACCTGTCCTACTTCCGGGAAGGCCTGACGCTGCCTGTGCCCTTCAACATCCTGCCCTCCCCCAAGGCCCTCTTCTACCTTCTCAG GAGAATATTCCGCTTCATCTGCTGTTGCTGTTCCTGCTGTAAAACCAAGAAGCCAGACTACCCGCCAATCCCCACTTTT GCCAatcctggggcaggggcagggcctggggagggagaaCGTGGATCCTACCGCCTCCGAGTTATCAAGGCCCTGGTACAGCGCTACATAGAGACAGCCCGGCGGGAGTTTGAGGAGACCCGTCGGAAAG acCTGGGCAACAGACTGACAGAGCTGACCAAGACTGTGTCTCGACTGCAAAGTGAGGTGGCTGGTGTGCGGCGGACTCTGGAAGAGGGAGGGACACCCCGACCACCCGGAGGTGCCAGCGTCCTCAGTCGCTACATCACCCGAGTGCGCAACAGCTTCCAGAATCTGGGCCCCCCCATCCCTGAAACCCCAGAGCTGACAGTGCCAGGGCTTGTGGGGACCCAGGTATCTTCGGAAACTGGGCTTCAGGATGCTGGAGGGGCTAGGACTCCAGCTTCTGGCGAGTCTGGcccttcctccccagctcacgtgtTAGTGCACAGGGAGCAAGAATCAGAGGCGGCTGGGGACCTGCCCCAGGAGGAAGATTTGGGAATCTAA
- the TRPC2 gene encoding short transient receptor potential channel 2-like, with product MDLLTPQPNWTEIVNKKLKFPPPLLTAIQEGRLGLVQHLLESGVEASGSGPGGPLRNVEEAEDRSWREALNLAIRLGHEAITDVLLANVKFDFRQIHEALLVAVDTNQPAAVRRLLARLEREKGRKVDTRSFSLAFFDSSIDGSRFAPGVTPLTLACQKDLYEIAQLLMDQGHTIARPHPVSCACLECSNARRYDLLKFSLSRINTYRGIASRAHLSLASEDAMLAAFQLSRELRRLARKEPEFKPEYIALESLSQDYGFELLGMCRNQSEVTAVLNDLGQDNETEPEAEGLGQAFEEGIPNLARLRLAINYNQKRFVAHPICQQVLSSIWCGNLAGWRGSTTIWKLFVAFLIFLTMPFLCLGYWLAPKSRLGHLLKIPVLKFLLHSASYLWFLIFLLGESLAMETQLSTFRGRSQSVWETSLHMVWVTGFLWFECKEVWIEGLRSYLLDWWNFLDVVILSLYLAAFALRLLLAGLAHVHCRDAPNGAACHYFTTAERSEWRTEDPQFLAEVLFAVTSMLSFTRLAYILPAHESLGTLQISIGRMIDDMIRFMFILMIILTAFLCGLNNIYVPYQETERLGNFNETFQFLFWTMFGMEEHSVVDMPQFLVPEFVGRALYGIFTIVMVIVLLNMLIAMITNSFQKIEDDADVEWKFARSKLYLSYFREGLTLPVPFNILPSPKALFYLLRRIFRFICCCCSCCKTKKPDYPPIPTFANPGAGAGPGEGERGSYRLRVIKALVQRYIETARREFEETRRKDLGNRLTELTKTVSRLQSEVAGVRRTLEEGGTPRPPGGASVLSRYITRVRNSFQNLGPPIPETPELTVPGLVGTQVSSETGLQDAGGARTPASGESGPSSPAHVLVHREQESEAAGDLPQEEDLGI from the exons ATGGACCTCCTCACG CCACAGCCCAACTGGACGGAGATTGTCAACAAAAAGCTAAAGTTCCCACCTCCGCTCCTGACTGCCATCCAGGAGGGCCGCCTGGGCCTAGTGCAGCACCTGCTGGAGTCCGGGGTGGAGGCTTCAGGCAGCGGGCCAGGCGGGCCCCTGAGGAACGTGGAGGAGGCCGAGGACCGCTCCTGGAGGGAAGCTCTCAATCTGGCCATCCGGCTGGGCCACGAGGCCATCACTGATGTGCTGTTGGCCAATGTCAAGTTTGACTTCCGGCAGATCCATGAGGCACTGCTAGTGGCAGTGGACACAAACCAGCCAGCAGCGGTGCGTCGCCTGCTGGCCCGGCTGGAACGGGAGAAGGGCCGCAAAGTGGACACTAGGTCTTTCTCACTGGCTTTCTTTGACTCCTCAATTGATGGCTCACGCTTTGCCCCTGGTGTCACTCCACTCACCCTGGCCTGCCAGAAGGATCTGTATGAGATCGCACAGTTGCTCATGGACCAGGGCCACACCATTGCCCGGCCCCACCCGGTCTCCTGTGCCTGCCTCGAGTGCAGCAATGCCCGCCGCTACGACCTGCTGAAGTTCTCCCTGTCCCGCATCAACACCTACCGCGGCATTGCCAGCAGGGCCCACCTCTCGCTGGCCAGTGAGGATGCCATGCTGGCTGCCTTCCAGCTCAGCCGGGAGCTCAGGCGCCTTGCACGCAAGGAACCTGAGTTTAAG CCTGAGTACATTGCCCTGGAGTCGCTGAGCCAGGACTATGGCTTTGAATTGCTGGGCATGTGCCGGAACCAGAGTGAGGTCACCGCAGTACTCAATGACCTGGGCCAAGACAACGAGACTGAACCCGAGGCTGAGGGCCTGGGCCAGGCCTTTGAGGAAGGCATCCCCAACCTGGCGAGGCTGAGACTGGCCATCAACTACAACCAGAAGCGG TTTGTAGCACACCCCATCTGCCAGCAAGTCCTGTCTTCCATCTGGTGTGGGAACCTGGCTGGCTGGCGTGGAAGCACCACCATCTGGAAGCTCTTTGTCGCCTTCCTCATCTTCCTCACcatgcccttcctctgcctcggCTACTGGCTGGCACCCAAGTCCCGG CTGGGCCATCTGCTGAAGATCCCAGTGCTGAAGTTCTTGCTGCACTCTGCCTCCTATCTGTGGTTCCTCATCTTCCTGCTGGGTGAGTCCCTGGCCATGGAGACACAGCTGAGCACCTTCCGCGGCCGCAGCCAGAGCGTCTGGGAGACTTCCCTACACATGGTTTGGGTCACAG GCTTTCTGTGGTTTGAGTGCAAGGAAGTGTGGATTGAGGGCCTGCGCAGTTACCTCCTGGACTGGTGGAACTTCTTGGATGTGGTCATCCTGTCCCTGTACCTGGCGGCCTTTGCGCTGCGCCTCCTTCTGGCCGGGCTTGCCCATGTGCACTGCCGGGATGCCCCCAACGGAGCTGCCTGCCACTATTTCACCACAGCTG AGCGAAGTGAGTGGCGCACTGAGGATCCCCAGTTCCTGGCGGAGGTGTTGTTTGCCGTCACCAGCATGCTCAGTTTCACCCGCCTGGCCTACATCCTGCCGGCCCATGAGTCCCTGGGCACTCTGCAGATTTCTATTGGCAGGATGATTGACGACATGATCCG GTTTATGTTCATCCTCATGATCATCCTGACTGCCTTCCTCTGTGGCCTCAACAACATCTACGTGCCCTACCAGGAGACAGAGCGTCTGGGCAA TTTCAACGAGACATTCCAGTTTCTGTTCTGGACTATGTTTGGCATGGAGGAGCACAGCGTTGTAGACATGCCTCAGTTTCTGGTGCCTGAATTCGTGGGCCGGGCCCTCTACGGCATCTTTACCATCGTCATGGTCATTGTGCTGCTCAACATGCTCATTGCCATGATTACCAACTCCTTCCAGAAGATTGAG GACGACGCCGATGTGGAGTGGAAGTTTGCTCGCTCCAAGCTCTACCTGTCCTACTTCCGGGAAGGCCTGACGCTGCCTGTGCCCTTCAACATCCTGCCCTCCCCCAAGGCCCTCTTCTACCTTCTCAG GAGAATATTCCGCTTCATCTGCTGTTGCTGTTCCTGCTGTAAAACCAAGAAGCCAGACTACCCGCCAATCCCCACTTTT GCCAatcctggggcaggggcagggcctggggagggagaaCGTGGATCCTACCGCCTCCGAGTTATCAAGGCCCTGGTACAGCGCTACATAGAGACAGCCCGGCGGGAGTTTGAGGAGACCCGTCGGAAAG acCTGGGCAACAGACTGACAGAGCTGACCAAGACTGTGTCTCGACTGCAAAGTGAGGTGGCTGGTGTGCGGCGGACTCTGGAAGAGGGAGGGACACCCCGACCACCCGGAGGTGCCAGCGTCCTCAGTCGCTACATCACCCGAGTGCGCAACAGCTTCCAGAATCTGGGCCCCCCCATCCCTGAAACCCCAGAGCTGACAGTGCCAGGGCTTGTGGGGACCCAGGTATCTTCGGAAACTGGGCTTCAGGATGCTGGAGGGGCTAGGACTCCAGCTTCTGGCGAGTCTGGcccttcctccccagctcacgtgtTAGTGCACAGGGAGCAAGAATCAGAGGCGGCTGGGGACCTGCCCCAGGAGGAAGATTTGGGAATCTAA
- the ART5 gene encoding ecto-ADP-ribosyltransferase 5 isoform X1, with the protein MVPSTSGPRFPESPPKTMLVALLMALHALWQARAVPILPLGLAPDTFDDAYVGCAEEMEEKAAPLLKEEMAGHALLRESWEAAREAWEHRRRGLTLPPGFKAQHGIAVMVYTNSSNTLYWELNQAVRTGGGSREFYMKYFPFKALHFYLTRALQLLQGSGGCSRGPGKVVFRGVGTLHFEPKRLGDSVRLGQFASSSLDEAVARRFGNATFFSLRTCFGAPIQALSVFPEEREVLIPPHEVFLVTRFSQEGAQSLVTLWSYNQTCSHFNCAYLGGEKRRGCVSVQTGGQPDSTSQGDFSLLSWKTLFLAPRGFQISGVGP; encoded by the exons ATGGTGCCCTCGACATCTGGACCTCGCTTTCCTGAGTCTCCCCCCAAAACGATGCTGGTGGCTCTGCTGATGGCTCTCCATGCCCTCTGGCAG GCCCGGGCTGTTCCCATCCTGCCCCTGGGCCTGGCTCCAGACACCTTTGATGATGCTTATGTGGGCTGCGCAGAGGAGATGGAAGAAAAGGCAGCCCCTCTGCTGAAGGAGGAGATGGCTGGCCACGCCCTGCTGCGGGAGTCCTGGGAGGCAGCACGGGAGGCCTGGGAGCACAGGCGTCGAGGGCTCACCCTGCCCCCTGGCTTCAAAGCCCAGCACGGAATCGCCGTCATGGTCTATACCAACTCATCTAACACTTTATACTGGGAGCTGAACCAGGCTGTGCGAACAGGCGGTGGCTCCCGGGAATTCTACATGAAGTACTTCCCCTTCAAGGCCCTGCATTTCTACTTGACCCGGGCCCTGCAGCTGCTGCAGGGCAGTGGGGGCTGCAGCAGGGGACCTGGGAAGGTGGTGTTCCGAGGCGTGGGCACCCTTCACTTTGAACCCAAGAGGCTGGGGGACTCTGTCCGCTTGGGCCAGTTTGCTTCCAGCTCCCTGGATGAGGCAGTGGCCCGCAGATTTGGTAATGCCACCTTCTTCTCTCTAAGGACTTGCTTTGGGGCCCCTATCCAGGCCTTATCTGTCTTTCCTGAGGAGCGCGAGGTGCTGATCCCCCCACATGAAGTCTTCTTGGTCACCAGGTTCTCCCAGgaaggagcccagagcctggtgacTCTCTGGAGCTATAATCAGACCTGCAGCCACTTTAACTGTGCCTATCTGGGTG GGGAGAAGAGGCGGGGCTGTGTATCTGTACAAA cAGGAGGACAGCCAGACTCCACCTCCCAGGGGGACTTCTCTCTACTCTCCTGGAAGACCCTGTTCTTGGCACCTAGGGGCTTCCAGATCTCAGGAGTTGGGCCCTGA